The DNA region CCGAAAGATGGAAAAACCCTTTCAATCCGCGCACTTCGTCGACCGTGATCACGGTCTTCAGCTTCTTTTGGTCCTTCTCATCCACGGGGCGGCGCAGCAGGAACAGCCCGGGCTCGCTCAGCGCCGCCATGCGACGGGCGACGGGGTGATCCGGCGCGATATCAAGCGAGGTGGGCGGCGGCGGTGCACCGAACATGCCGTCGTCTTCCGGCGGAGGTGTGGCCAGCAAAAACCGCGCGGCGCGCCAGGCAAAGGTGGCTTTGCCGACGCCCTTGGGTCCGGTGAGAAGCCAGCCGTGGGGCAGGCGGCCCGAGGTGGCGGCTGTCAGAAACTCTGCCTCGGCGCTTGCATGGCCGAAGAGGCGCGCGGCGTCGCGCGGGTGGGGTGCCCCATCGAGGCGGTCGGATTCGGGTAGGGCGTCATCGGACATGGGGCAGATGTAGCACGGGGCGCAAGCGGCGGGCAGGGTAGATCAATGGTATATCAATTTGCTTGGCCCATCGGGGGCATGCGGCTGATGTCAGGCCTCCGCTAGGCGCTGGCCGACGATGGTCTGGATGGTGTGGGCGATTGCGTCGGGGTCCGCGGAGGCATCCACGATATGGCAACGGTCGGGGTACTCCCGGGCCAGGGCCTGAAACCCGGCGCGGAGTTTTTGCTGGAACGGCAGACCAAAATCCTCAAACCTGTCCTCTCCGCTGTCGCGGGCCAGACCGCGCGACAGGGCCAGTTCCGGGTCCATGTCGAGGATCAGGGTCAGGTCCGGCTCCGCCTCAATCGCCTCGGCGTGAATCCGGTCGACCAGACCCCGCAAAGCGCCGCGCGTGGCCCCCTGATACAC from Jannaschia sp. CCS1 includes:
- the tmk gene encoding dTMP kinase, which translates into the protein MPPLFISLEGIDGSGKSTQTARLVDWLRVRGRDPLQTREPGGSEGAEEIRRLLVEGDPDRWSAETEILLFTAARRDHLERTIRPALASGRDVVTDRFADSTRVYQGATRGALRGLVDRIHAEAIEAEPDLTLILDMDPELALSRGLARDSGEDRFEDFGLPFQQKLRAGFQALAREYPDRCHIVDASADPDAIAHTIQTIVGQRLAEA